The genomic interval GTGAACTACGGCTCCTACACCGAGGTGGTTCGGCGCCTGCCAAACGCGACCTTCGAGGATGCGACGGACGTGATCGGGTTCGCCCGCTACGTGCGCGGTGACGAGGAGATCGCGGCCTTTCGCCGCGCGGTCGCCATCGCCGAGGCGGGCGTGGACGAGATGGCGCGCGTCGCTCGGCCCGGGATCGACGAAGCGGAGCTGTACGCGCGCGTGACCGTCCGGCTTCTCGAGCTCGGGAGCGAGCACCACAATTGGGCGATGAACGTGGGCCCAGTGGACGGCGCGCGGCCGCGAATCACCGACCCGCCTATCGGCCGACGGCTCCAGCACGGCGACTACATCACCAACGAGGTGAGCGCCGTGTGGGGCGGCCAGCTCGCCCAGGAAGACCAGCCCATCCTGCTCGCACCGGTCCCGGAGGCGTGGAAGCCGGTCATGGAGGTCCAGCGGGCCGTTTGGGAGCAAGGGCTCAACGTGCTGAAGCCGGGCGCCTCATTCGCGGAGATCATCGACTTCGTCAACGGCTTCGGCGCAC from Chloroflexota bacterium carries:
- a CDS encoding M24 family metallopeptidase, which produces VNYGSYTEVVRRLPNATFEDATDVIGFARYVRGDEEIAAFRRAVAIAEAGVDEMARVARPGIDEAELYARVTVRLLELGSEHHNWAMNVGPVDGARPRITDPPIGRRLQHGDYITNEVSAVWGGQLAQEDQPILLAPVPEAWKPVMEVQRAVWEQGLNVLKPGASFAEIIDFVNGFGARYGMKTGLTMHGRGYGNEGPIITPRLSGESIRDVRVEKNNTFVWKPQASTLDGSVSFSWGGDVLVTDSGAEKLFQRAHGVISVA